A portion of the Sphaerochaeta pleomorpha str. Grapes genome contains these proteins:
- a CDS encoding efflux RND transporter permease subunit, which produces MERLFLGIEKHNTAVLLIILAITLAMGAVIPRLHLDTDYLNLLPPDAEQEAIKKEILGSREEYPNNLYFMIEGNNIFTPEALGATEAVATQIAEFEEIGNSLSPFSFFTIQKKGTRLATIPLSPHKAGSPWSEEEASVFRQRIIADDMVRGLISSPESDALLFFFEVKNLKNSQKAFDTKLSQIVHQLDAYGTVYLIGNQIFEDRLSFYLSHDLTLLLGICLIVILVLYYLSFRAKRAVLIPFSLSLIGIIWTLGTMTLLGYSLTIVNIITPCMVLILGSSYSIHVISEYFRSFSRNNNKETFQLELAKSLGRINKTIISACLTTVLGFLSLLSCQIPAFKELGIAVSLGISYCAILSLTYIPAWLSITPLPKAKQLHVFKHGIIPRLVKITSRIVVRFWWIFILSMILVLAGYGYTRDKIAVKTDYMAYYPSDDQLIHDAIAFAKKMGGTEPHYITLTAPEGEAGYFYRPEILEKIYSFETSLVQQDEDINQILSFSQYVAFLNKVYSGKEEIPDSPGLILMLSRLMTVIKNQAKNANINALINEDATKMTITVRYYDSAEQSWQSINSVRNLEQAMKANSAKLPEDVSVLDWGVGVEGTRLTKTIISDQQKSMIISFLLVFLIVCFQFHSVLYGIFAIIPILTGVMGNYTIMYLLDIPFDVVTSIFASVTVGTGVDNAIHFLVRFNNRKNRHPNQPLRVIIEHTLQETGRPIVLTSSSIILGMLVLTLASFAPIQYFGLLLAIALLTTTLSTLFTLPSCMIAFHICKHAIEKRKQKAI; this is translated from the coding sequence TTGGAACGATTATTTCTTGGCATTGAAAAGCATAATACTGCGGTTTTGCTAATCATCCTTGCAATAACACTTGCCATGGGTGCGGTTATTCCGCGTCTTCATCTCGACACTGATTATTTGAATCTGCTTCCACCGGATGCTGAACAAGAAGCTATCAAAAAAGAAATTCTCGGCAGCAGGGAAGAGTATCCAAACAACCTCTACTTCATGATTGAGGGAAACAACATTTTCACGCCGGAGGCCCTTGGGGCTACAGAAGCGGTTGCAACACAAATTGCGGAGTTTGAGGAAATAGGAAATAGCCTCTCCCCTTTTTCTTTCTTTACCATACAAAAGAAAGGAACCCGCCTGGCAACCATTCCGTTATCACCCCATAAGGCAGGCTCACCCTGGAGTGAGGAAGAAGCCTCTGTATTCAGGCAACGAATCATAGCGGATGACATGGTACGGGGTCTGATCAGTTCCCCTGAAAGTGATGCCTTGCTGTTTTTCTTTGAAGTCAAAAACCTTAAAAATTCACAGAAAGCCTTTGACACCAAACTATCGCAAATCGTACATCAATTGGATGCCTATGGAACCGTGTACCTTATTGGGAATCAGATATTCGAAGACAGGCTCTCTTTCTATCTCTCCCATGACCTTACCCTTCTGCTAGGTATTTGCCTGATAGTCATCCTTGTGCTTTATTACTTGTCCTTCAGGGCAAAACGTGCCGTCCTGATTCCTTTCTCCCTCTCTCTTATCGGAATTATCTGGACCCTGGGAACAATGACTTTGCTCGGGTATTCGTTGACCATTGTCAATATCATTACCCCCTGTATGGTTCTCATACTCGGGTCTTCCTATTCAATCCATGTTATCAGCGAATACTTTCGCTCGTTTTCCCGAAACAACAACAAGGAAACGTTCCAGCTAGAACTAGCAAAATCGTTGGGAAGAATTAACAAAACCATTATCTCAGCCTGCCTGACCACTGTCCTTGGGTTTCTCAGCCTGCTGAGTTGCCAGATTCCCGCTTTCAAGGAACTTGGCATTGCGGTTTCTTTGGGAATTTCCTATTGTGCCATTCTCTCTTTGACCTATATTCCTGCCTGGCTGAGTATCACGCCACTGCCAAAGGCAAAGCAACTGCATGTATTCAAACATGGCATTATCCCAAGATTGGTAAAAATAACCAGCCGCATAGTCGTTCGGTTCTGGTGGATATTCATTCTTTCGATGATTCTTGTTCTTGCGGGGTATGGCTATACCCGGGACAAAATCGCAGTAAAGACAGACTACATGGCCTATTACCCCTCCGATGATCAGTTAATCCACGATGCCATTGCCTTTGCAAAGAAAATGGGAGGGACAGAGCCCCATTACATTACGCTCACAGCCCCTGAGGGCGAGGCAGGGTATTTCTATCGTCCGGAAATATTGGAGAAGATTTATTCGTTCGAGACGTCTCTCGTGCAGCAGGATGAGGATATAAACCAAATATTATCCTTCAGCCAGTATGTGGCTTTCCTTAATAAAGTCTATTCTGGAAAAGAAGAAATCCCCGATAGCCCTGGACTCATTCTTATGCTTTCCCGATTGATGACTGTGATAAAAAACCAAGCGAAGAATGCTAATATAAATGCACTTATCAATGAAGATGCCACGAAGATGACTATTACGGTTCGGTATTATGATAGTGCTGAACAGAGTTGGCAAAGCATTAACAGCGTGAGGAATCTGGAACAGGCAATGAAAGCCAACAGCGCAAAGCTACCCGAGGACGTTTCTGTTCTTGACTGGGGAGTAGGGGTTGAAGGGACCCGGCTGACCAAAACGATTATCTCTGACCAACAGAAATCCATGATAATCTCGTTCCTGCTGGTATTCCTTATTGTCTGTTTTCAATTCCATTCTGTGCTCTACGGTATCTTCGCTATCATCCCCATCCTTACCGGGGTCATGGGCAACTATACAATCATGTACCTGTTGGATATTCCCTTCGATGTAGTGACCAGTATTTTTGCCTCGGTTACTGTGGGAACAGGAGTAGATAACGCCATTCACTTCCTTGTGCGTTTCAACAACCGCAAAAACAGACATCCCAATCAACCGCTGAGGGTAATCATTGAGCATACCCTCCAAGAGACAGGACGCCCGATAGTACTTACCAGCAGTTCAATCATATTGGGCATGCTTGTATTGACCCTTGCCAGCTTTGCGCCCATTCAATATTTCGGCCTTTTACTGGCAATCGCCTTGCTGACAACTACCCTTTCAACGCTCTTCACCCTACCGTCTTGCATGATTGCCTTTCATATATGCAAACATGCAATCGAAAAAAGAAAACAGAAAGCTATTTGA